Below is a genomic region from Desulfobacter sp..
TTTACGCCTGAACGATCTCTTTGTCCTGGAAATATTTTTTGCAACAGAACCTATGGGCTTTCGCGGTGCCCAGGTAATTATCCAGGAATTAGCCAATATGCTCTGTTAAGGCCAACCTGAAAAATACCGGTAACCCTGTGCATTATCCCTTCATAAGGGCTGAGCCGCCTATCCGGGGGATGGATAAAAAAAAGGAAAAGGGGGGAGACAATCACCCCTTTTCCCTGTGGCTGATTAAAGAGCATCAGGCAAATGCGGTTTTGATTTTATCCACGGCCCAGTCAATATCAGATTTTGTAATGACCAGAGGCGGGGCAAACCGGATGGTATAGGTATGGGTCTCTTTACAGAGGATGCCCATGGTCATCAGTTTTTCGCAGATGGCCCGAGCCCCCCCGGGAGTGCCCTCTTCAAGCTCAATGGCGATCATGAGCCCGATGCCTCTGATCTCTTTGATGGCCGAATGCTCCATGGTCTCAAGCTGTTCTAAAAAATAGGCGCCCATTTCCTGGGCGTTTTCAACCATTTTCTCATCCACCATCACCTTGAGGGCAGCCCGGGCCACGGCACAGGCCAGGGGGTTGCCGCCGAAGGTGGACCCGTGCTGTCCCGGCTGAAGCAGTCCGAGAACCTCATCGTTGGAAAGCACGGCAGATACGGGATAAAACCCGCCTGACAAGGCCTTTCCGATCAGGGTAAGATCCGCCTGAATCCCCTCATGCTCTTCTGCCAGCATTTTACCGGTCCGGCCGAGGCCCGTTTGAATCTCATCTAAGATCATGAGGACATTTTTTTCAGTGCAGATACGGCGGACCGCTTTGAGATATCCTTTGGGCGGGATGATGACGCCTGCCTCTCCCTGGATGGGTTCCACCATAAAGGCTACGGTGTTGGGGGTGATGGCGTCTTCCAGGGCTTTTTCATCCCCAAAGGGAATGGTTTTAAATCCCGGGGTAAAGGGCCCGAAATTTTGACGGGCATTGTCATCGGTGGAAAACCCGATGATGGACAGGGTCCTGCCGTGAAAATTATCATTGCACACCAGAATCTCTGCCTGGTCTTCTTGAACGCCCTTGGATTCATACCCCCATTTTCTGGCACATTTGATCACTGTTTCAACGGCCTCTGCCCCTGAATTCATGGGCAGCATCTTGTGGGAATCGGTAAGCTGGCACAGCTCGTCGTAAAGCAGGGGCAGCTGGTCGTTGCGAAAGGCACGGGAGGTGAGGGTGAGTTTGTCTGCCTGGTCCACCAGGGCCTGCCTGATTTTCGGATGGCAATGTCCCTGGTTGACTGCGGAATAGGCAGAAAGGCAGTCCATGTATTTATTGCCTTCCACATCCCATACCCAGATGCCCTCTCCCTTGGAAAGGACCACGTCCAGGGGTTTATAATTTTTGGCCCCGAACTTGTCCTCAAGATCAATCAATTCTTTTGCTTTCATATTGTATCCTTATGCTTAATTGTTTTTGCCTGATCTTTTCTAGGGCATCCTGTGGAGACATCCCTTGCTTTTATAATAAAACCATATTAATAGGTGTCGTCAAACGATTTTAACACATGGGATGGATGAAGAAAACTCATGCACAATAAAAAAACAGTCCCCCTTCCCTCATTAAATGCCCTAAGGGCATTTGAGGCGGCGGCCAGACATGAAAGCTTTACCCGGGCGGCCAAAGAATTATCCGTTACCCAGGGCGCCATCAGCCGCCAGGTCAAACAATTGGAAACCCAGCTTGATGTCATTTTATTCCATCGGCGGCACAAGCACCTGACCCTCACGGACCAGGGCATGCTCCTTTTATCTCCCCTGACCCAGGCGTTCTCCATCATGTCAAGGGCCGTTGAAAAACTCAAAAACCAAAGCCAGGATCTCAACCTTAAAGTCCATCCCACATTTGCCATCCGCTGGCTGATTCCAAGGCTCCACATTTTCCAGGCCCTTTACCCGGATATACGGGTGAGGCTGACCACTTCAGGAATTAATGCTGATTTTAAACATGAAAATTTTGACGCCGGCATCACCCATCTGGGCAATGAGATCCCCGGAGTGGTCAGAAAAAAAATTCTTAAAGAACAATTGGTCCCGGTCTGCTCTCCTGACCTTGCCAAAGGAGCCCCCCCCATTAAAAAGCCCAAGGACCTTTGCTATCGCACCCTGCTCCACAACAGCCCGGACCTGAAAGAATGGCAGACCTGGGCAGACCAGAAAGGGGTTAACGGCCTTTTTCTCGAGCATGGTCAGGTATTTGAGGTAGATGATGCCGCACTCCAGGCCGCCACATCAGGCCTGGGCGTTGTCCTGGGAGATATTTTCCTGATCAAGGAAGAACTGGATTCAGGCCGCCTGGTCGCCCCGCTGGGGCTTGAGCCCATCCAGACCGGAAATTACTATTTTTCCAGGCCCGAATTCAACCGGGAGGCCAAAGGGGTCAACCTGTTTTGGGGCTGGCTTAAAACCACCCTGGACCTTAAACCCGTAGACCCCAATAAAAAAGCCTGATGCATCCCCCCAACTCATATTATGGGTACACCAGGCTTTTGGGCATAATGAATACATTATTTATTCATTATGTTTTTCATAGCCCATGGGCAGTTTTTTGAAACGACCGCCATGGATAATGGGATCTCCTTTATATCCCAGACCCTTAAAATCAATATAATCGGTTTTATTGATCAACTCATCCACATCCCGTCCCTGGGATTTCATATAGGAAAAATCGGTTCCTTTATGGGCGACCTTTTTAAAATCAACGTTTCGGTTGTCCTGGTGGCAGCGGTTACAGGTTTTATCACCTGCAAGGCTGTCATGGCACTGGACACATGATAAGGCCATCTCCTTGGGCATCACCTCATGATCCGCATCAATTGCCTGGACAGCCTTCATTATTTTAAAAGGAACAATCTTGGAGCCAGGATCGTTGATGGATCCCACAGGCTCGGTAATATTAATAATATCAGCGTTGAGATCAACCTTATCCCCCATGAGCACCCGTTTCATATACCCTGAATCCCAGGCATAGGTGGGGACCACAGACTCGTCCCATTTAAATTCACCTTTTTTCTTGTTATAATCGGGCTTGCCGTATTTGTCTTTTTTGGGCTTGCGGTTTTTATCCCCTGCCTTGGACCAGTCCCACCAGGTCTTGGTGGGTTTGCATTTTGCATAAACCGGTGCATGGCAGACATTACAGTCAAGGGTTTTTGCATGCTCATTTAAATGGTGATCCATGACGCTGCCGCAATAATGGGGTTCCTTAGAATGACATTGCTGGCAGGTGACCTCGCCTTCGGCAACCGGGACGGATGAGCTTCTGCCCGCAATCTTGTGATTTCTTGTTTCATGACATTCCGCACAGGTAAAATCATATCCCCCCATATGAACGTCATAGTTTCTGCTGGGCTCCAAGAGCTGGCGTGACAGATCCGCATGTTTAACCGCATCTCCGCCCCCACCATTAAAGTGGCAGGAACCGCAGCTGGCACGGCTTGAATGCCCCACATTCTGGGCAATAAATTTTAAATCAATATCCTTTGCCGGCATGCCGGCATCCGGCCCGGGTTTTTTATACTTGCCCGTGGTATCATGGCAAACCAGACAATCCATTTTGGTCTTATCACTAAAATCGAAACTATCGTCTTTCCAACCATATCCTGCATGACAACTTGTGCAACGAGCCTCGTTGCTTATGGGACTAATTCAGTAGTTGTTCAGGGCGGTTGTGCCCTTGCCGTGCATGACGTCCTTTCTATGCCCCGTTGTATAGGGAGAGGGCCCTTTCCACAGCCAGTGGGCTGTGGTCAGCATGTCTTGGGCCTGGGCATCATGACAGCGCTGACATTCGGCTGTCACCTGGAATGGATCCGGGTTATCCGGCAGCTCGACCAACTCCTTGTGATCGGGAACATTTTGTAAATGGCATCCCTTGCAGCCCACAGGTCCCTTGGCTTTTTCCTGATGGCATTCGATACACTGCTGATGATAGGCCGCCTTAAGGCCGATCCGTTCAGGATGATCCGGATTAAAAGAGTCCTGATGACAGGCCGAGCACCGTGTTGTTTCCAATGCCGCTTCATCCTTTGGCCGAAAATGATGGCATTTGCTGCAATCATTGGTGAGAGCTGCATGGCGTTTATGGGAAAATCTGACAGGCTCGTAATGGTCTTCGCGCTCCTTGATAATTGGACTGTTCAGCAAAAAATAAGTATCTTGAACATTATCTAAGGAAATGCCGGCATCCAGCAGACACATCCGTCTATTTACCATGCAGTCGTCCTTGTATTCCTTGATAAAGGGAACGACCTGTTTAGCCCTTTGCTTTGCTCGTTCCTGATCCGGGGCCTTCCAGACCTCTGCCATACACAGGGCAGTCGTCAAAATCCCAAGGCCAGCCAAAAAAATAATTTTCTTTATTTTTCTCTTTATCACGAAGACACCTCCTTGGGGGCCTGTAGAACAGGCAGATAGGTCACAACAAATCTATAAATAAACATCAAGGTTGCAATAAGCCCTAAAGTGACCAGAATTTCTCCCAGGGCCGGGAAAGGTTCTGTTGCAAAAAATTATTAATGTCTGATACAAGTCCGTTTTGGCACTAATTTGTTTGCAGAGAGATAGTATGAAAAATGAAAACCCTTTCAAGTGGCGTCATTATGAAAAAGAAATCATCCTGTTGAATGTTCGCTGGTATCTGATATATCAACTGAGTTACAGGAATCTGGAAGAGATGATGCAAGAACGGGGCTTGTCTGTGGATCACAGTACCATTTACCGATGGGTTCAGCGCTATGCTCCTGAAATGGAAAAGCGAAGCAGGAAGTATCTGCGGCAATCAAATGATTCTTACCGTATTGATGAAACATATATCAAGGTGCGGGGGAAAATGAAGTATCTTTACCGAGCGGTCGATTCCCGTGGAAATACCATCGATTTTCTTCTTCGCAGCAGACGTAATATGGAATCTGCCAAACGATTTTTTAAAAAGATGCTGCGAGCTTCCAATAGCTCCAGACCTCGGGTTCTGAGTGTTGACGGAAATCCTGCATATCCTCCGGCAGTAAAGGCTTTGAAAGAAAAAAAGCTTCTGAATAAGGACTGTATCCTAAGACAGAATAAATATCTGAACAATATTATTGAGCAAGACCACCGGTTTATCAAAAAGCTTGTCAGAGCTGGTATGGGGTTCAAGACATTTCATTCTGCCTGGCGGACGCTAAAAGGCTATGAAATTATGAACATGATCAGAAAAGGACAAGTTAAAAATATCAGGAAGGGAGAAATTTTAAAGCAGAAAGAATTCGTCGAAAATCTGTTTTCTTATGCTGCGTAAATTTTACGCCTGAACGATCTCTTTGTCCTGGAAATATTTTTTGCAACAGAACCGCTTGGTCTGAATGGACAAGGGAATATCGCCGATTTCATCCAGGAAAAAATCCCCTTGGTTGGCAGCCTCAAATCTACCGATACGATTGCTGTAGGCACCGGTGAATGCACCTTTAACGTGGCCGAACAATTCGCTTTCAAGGACGGATTCATTTAATGCGGCACAGTTGAGCTGAATAAAGGGTTTGTTTTTTTTTCCACCGCATAAATGGATGGCATTTGCCACCAATTCCTTGCCTGTACCGCTTTCTCCAAGGATGATAACAGGGGCGTTGCTCTCGGATGCTTTTCGGATCATATCAAAAACCTTCAGCATTTCAGGTGATTTGCCCACAAGACCTAAAAAATCAGCGTCCCTGTCACATTGCCTGGTAAGAATATGGACCTTTTCATCCAATTGGGTAAGTTCGGAAATATCGGTTAGCGTTTCCACAACACCAAGGGCTGTCTGGTTGTCGTCCCATAATATAGCGGCATTTTTTAAGACCGGTACAAAATTTCCGTCCCTGCATTTGATCAGGCAACAGCATTTTATCATGTCTTTTTGGCCTTTTTCAAATAATTTGCACCATACTGATTCTTTGGCGGTCTGCAGGGTCTGTTCGCATGCATCACATCCCAGCATCTGGCAGGACATGCCAATGGCTTGTTCGGATGTATACCCGGTAAGCCTTTCAAAGGCTTTGTTGACCATTAAAATGGAACCCTCGGGACCGATAAGCATGAGACCGTCATTTATGGTATTCACGATCTTCTTCCAGAAGATGTTCATCTCGTGGTCTTTCACTGGCCCGCTCCTTTATGGAGTATTTAAACATATGTTTAAATACTATTAAGCGGGCAAATCGTCAAGCCTTGGTTGTATATCCAAATAATTGATCCATAAAAACAGATGGTTATAAAGGGAGCGATTATCAGCGTTGTACAGGGCACACCTGTTGCAAATAACCTTTATAATTTTTACATTTTAACACTTGGGGTTTTAATGACAGCAAAACATATAGTGGATCTCAGGGGGGTGATTTTGCCCCTTAACCTGCTCAAATGTAAGAATTGTCTTAAATCCATGGAAAAAGGAGATGTTCTTGAGGTGTTTATTGAAGATGTTGATGTGGTGCAGGATTTGAGAACGATTGTAAAACGCTCCAATGATGAAATCGTTTATACAAAAAACAGGGATGATTACATCTGTCTTGGCATAAAAAAGGGGCCGAGAAATCGTTTTAATATATTTTTACATGGGAGGTAGAATGCAACTCAGTAGGCGAAATTTTTTTAAATTCATGGGAGCCGCCAGCGCCTCAGTTACGGCCTTGCCATCATCTGCCGATGCCTGGGAATCAAAGGCGCCGCCTGATCCTTACGGATGCCTGGTGGACCTGACCCGGTGCGTTGGCTGCCGCAAATGTGAGGAAGCCTGTGCCCAGGTCAATGGCCTGCCCGCACCGGAACGGGTCAATTGTCAATGTACGATTTTTGACAAAAAAAGAAGGCCGGACCACAAGGCATATACTGTGGTCAACCGGTATTTTACAGGTCAACTGGATCGTTTTGACAAACCGCTTCCAACCTATGCCAAGGTTCAGTGCATGCATTGCCAGGACCCGGCCTGCATTGTCGGGGCATTGACCAAGGATGACACGGGCAGTGTCAGGTATGATGTGGATAAATGTATTGGCTGTCGATATTGCATGGTGGCCTGTCCCTTTGAAATACCCGCCTATGAATATGCCGATCCCATCACACCCAGGGTGATGAAATGTAACTTTTGTTACGACAGGATTTCCAAGGATGGCGGGATTCCCGGCTGTGCCACCATTTGTCCCACCGAGGCCATAACTTTTGGCAAGCGAGCCTCTCTTTTAAGGGTAACCAAAAAAAGGCTCAGGGAAAATCCAGGGGTATACATTGATCATGTGTATGGTGAACGAGAGGTGGGCGGAACATCCTGGCTTTATATTTCTTCTGTGCCCTTTGAACGAGTAAATTTGCCCGCATTACCGGATAAACCGTCACCCAAACTATCCGAAACCATACAGCATTCGCTGTTCAGCTATCTATGGTCGCCCATCGCACTTTTCAGCGTTCTGGGGGTGTTCATGTATAAATCAAACAAAGCTGAGGAAGAGCCAAAAAATAAAGGAGGTGCCTGATGGAGCATAAATCAAGTCCGTTACACCGGCCCTTCTGGAGCCCCGGTGTCCTTGTCATGCTGGTTTTTATGATTGCAGGAGCCGTTGCCATCGTTGCACGGTTTACCGGCGGCATCGGCTATGTCACTAACCTGACCAATGCCAGGCCCTGGGGACTGTGGGTGGGAGTTGATGTGGCCACCGGTGTTGCCCTGGCAGCCGGCGGGTTCACCACGGCTGCTTTGGCCCATATTGCAGGCAAACATTATTATGAACCCCATTACCCGGCCGGCACTTTTAACGGCTGTTTTGGGGTATACCTTTGTTGTTCTGGGACTTTTGGTGGATATCGGGCGTTCCTGGGCCATCTGGAAACCCATATTCAACTGGAATACCAATTCAGTGCTTTTTGAAGTGGCCATGTGTGTGATGGTCTATCTCCATGTGCTCTATTTTGAATTTTTTCCCATTGTTGCAGAACAGTTCAAGGGAAGGGTTAACCTTCCGGGCGTTCTTTCTTCGTTCAACGATCTTACGGAGATGATATTGAAAGTGGGGGACGCTGTCATGGGTAAAATCATGTGGGTGTTTATCATTTTAGGGGTTGTCCTGTCCTGTATGCATCAATCAAGTCTGGGCTCTCTCATGCTGGTGGCGCCGACCAAGCTGCATCCGTTGTGGTATACACCGATGTTGCCCCTTTTGTTTCTTACCTCGGCCTTTGCCGTGGGATATCCCATGGTGGTTTTTGAAACAACCCTTGTGACTGCTTCGTTTAAGCTGGATTCAGAGATGAGCATTCTGGCGCCTTTGACACGGATTACTATTTTCCTTTTGGACATTTATATGTTTCTCAAACTTGGGGATATGGTTTACAGGGGCACCTATGTCTATCTTCTGGACGGGACCCATCAAACCAATTCCTTTATTGTGGAGATACTTTTAGGCGTAATGGTGCCCTGGGTAATGCTGCTCGTTGACCGGGTCAGAAATTCCAGAAGAGGTCTCTTTACTGCGGCATCTTTGATTGTCTTTGGTGTGGTTTTGAACCGGGTCAACGTATTCATTGTCGGATATAAACCGCCATTGAGTGACAATGGATATTTCCCGGGGTTCTGTTGCAAAAAATATTTCCAGGACAAAGAGATCGTTCAGGCGTAAAATTTACGCAGCATAAGAAAACAGATTTTCGACGAATTCTTTCTGCTTTAAAATTTCTCCCTTCCTGATATTTTTAACTTGTCCTTTTCTGATCATGTTCATAATTTCATAGCCTTTTAGCGTCCGCCAGGCAGAATGAAATGTCTTGAACCCCATACCAGCTCTGACAAGCTTTTTGATAAACCGGTGGTCTTGCTCAATAATATTGTTCAGATATTTATTCTGTCTTAGGATACAGTCCTTATTCAGAAGCTTTTTTTCTTTCAAAGCCTTTACAGCCGGAGGATATGCAGGATTTCCGTCAACACTCAGAACCCGAGGTCTGGAGCTATTGGAAGCTCGCAGCATCTTTTTAAAAAATCGTTTGGCAGATTCCATATTACGTCTGCTGCGAAGAAGAAAATCGATGGTATTTCCACGGGAATCGACCGCTCGGTAAAGATACTTCATTTTCCCCCGCACCTTGATATATGTTTCATCAATACGGTAAGAATCATTTGATTGCCGCAGATACTTCCTGCTTCGCTTTTCCATTTCAGGAGCATAGCGCTGAACCCATCGGTAAATGGTACTGTGATCCACAGACAAGCCCCGTTCTTGCATCATCTCTTCCAGATTCCTGTAACTCAGTTGATATCTCAGATACCAGCGAACATTCAACAGGATGATTTCTTTTTCATAATGACGCCACTTGAAAGGGTTTTCATTTTTCATACTATCTCTCTGCAAACAAATTAGTGCCAAAACGGACTTGTATCAGACATTAATAATTTTTTGCAACAGAACCCTCATAGTTCAAACAGGGACAATATTGTCAAAGATCAAAAAATTATTGAGCAAGCAAAAACCTAACCGGACATCACTGAGTCACCATGGCAAAGCTGATGAAAAA
It encodes:
- a CDS encoding sulfurtransferase TusA family protein, which gives rise to MTAKHIVDLRGVILPLNLLKCKNCLKSMEKGDVLEVFIEDVDVVQDLRTIVKRSNDEIVYTKNRDDYICLGIKKGPRNRFNIFLHGR
- the gcvA gene encoding transcriptional regulator GcvA, with translation MHNKKTVPLPSLNALRAFEAAARHESFTRAAKELSVTQGAISRQVKQLETQLDVILFHRRHKHLTLTDQGMLLLSPLTQAFSIMSRAVEKLKNQSQDLNLKVHPTFAIRWLIPRLHIFQALYPDIRVRLTTSGINADFKHENFDAGITHLGNEIPGVVRKKILKEQLVPVCSPDLAKGAPPIKKPKDLCYRTLLHNSPDLKEWQTWADQKGVNGLFLEHGQVFEVDDAALQAATSGLGVVLGDIFLIKEELDSGRLVAPLGLEPIQTGNYYFSRPEFNREAKGVNLFWGWLKTTLDLKPVDPNKKA
- a CDS encoding IS6 family transposase produces the protein MKNENPFKWRHYEKEIILLNVRWYLIYQLSYRNLEEMMQERGLSVDHSTIYRWVQRYAPEMEKRSRKYLRQSNDSYRIDETYIKVRGKMKYLYRAVDSRGNTIDFLLRSRRNMESAKRFFKKMLRASNSSRPRVLSVDGNPAYPPAVKALKEKKLLNKDCILRQNKYLNNIIEQDHRFIKKLVRAGMGFKTFHSAWRTLKGYEIMNMIRKGQVKNIRKGEILKQKEFVENLFSYAA
- a CDS encoding 4Fe-4S dicluster domain-containing protein; this encodes MQLSRRNFFKFMGAASASVTALPSSADAWESKAPPDPYGCLVDLTRCVGCRKCEEACAQVNGLPAPERVNCQCTIFDKKRRPDHKAYTVVNRYFTGQLDRFDKPLPTYAKVQCMHCQDPACIVGALTKDDTGSVRYDVDKCIGCRYCMVACPFEIPAYEYADPITPRVMKCNFCYDRISKDGGIPGCATICPTEAITFGKRASLLRVTKKRLRENPGVYIDHVYGEREVGGTSWLYISSVPFERVNLPALPDKPSPKLSETIQHSLFSYLWSPIALFSVLGVFMYKSNKAEEEPKNKGGA
- a CDS encoding ornithine--oxo-acid transaminase; its protein translation is MKAKELIDLEDKFGAKNYKPLDVVLSKGEGIWVWDVEGNKYMDCLSAYSAVNQGHCHPKIRQALVDQADKLTLTSRAFRNDQLPLLYDELCQLTDSHKMLPMNSGAEAVETVIKCARKWGYESKGVQEDQAEILVCNDNFHGRTLSIIGFSTDDNARQNFGPFTPGFKTIPFGDEKALEDAITPNTVAFMVEPIQGEAGVIIPPKGYLKAVRRICTEKNVLMILDEIQTGLGRTGKMLAEEHEGIQADLTLIGKALSGGFYPVSAVLSNDEVLGLLQPGQHGSTFGGNPLACAVARAALKVMVDEKMVENAQEMGAYFLEQLETMEHSAIKEIRGIGLMIAIELEEGTPGGARAICEKLMTMGILCKETHTYTIRFAPPLVITKSDIDWAVDKIKTAFA
- a CDS encoding IS6 family transposase: MKNENPFKWRHYEKEIILLNVRWYLRYQLSYRNLEEMMQERGLSVDHSTIYRWVQRYAPEMEKRSRKYLRQSNDSYRIDETYIKVRGKMKYLYRAVDSRGNTIDFLLRSRRNMESAKRFFKKMLRASNSSRPRVLSVDGNPAYPPAVKALKEKKLLNKDCILRQNKYLNNIIEQDHRFIKKLVRAGMGFKTFHSAWRTLKGYEIMNMIRKGQVKNIRKGEILKQKEFVENLFSYAA
- a CDS encoding tetrathionate reductase family octaheme c-type cytochrome, which translates into the protein MAEVWKAPDQERAKQRAKQVVPFIKEYKDDCMVNRRMCLLDAGISLDNVQDTYFLLNSPIIKEREDHYEPVRFSHKRHAALTNDCSKCHHFRPKDEAALETTRCSACHQDSFNPDHPERIGLKAAYHQQCIECHQEKAKGPVGCKGCHLQNVPDHKELVELPDNPDPFQVTAECQRCHDAQAQDMLTTAHWLWKGPSPYTTGHRKDVMHGKGTTALNNYUISPISNEARCTSCHAGYGWKDDSFDFSDKTKMDCLVCHDTTGKYKKPGPDAGMPAKDIDLKFIAQNVGHSSRASCGSCHFNGGGGDAVKHADLSRQLLEPSRNYDVHMGGYDFTCAECHETRNHKIAGRSSSVPVAEGEVTCQQCHSKEPHYCGSVMDHHLNEHAKTLDCNVCHAPVYAKCKPTKTWWDWSKAGDKNRKPKKDKYGKPDYNKKKGEFKWDESVVPTYAWDSGYMKRVLMGDKVDLNADIINITEPVGSINDPGSKIVPFKIMKAVQAIDADHEVMPKEMALSCVQCHDSLAGDKTCNRCHQDNRNVDFKKVAHKGTDFSYMKSQGRDVDELINKTDYIDFKGLGYKGDPIIHGGRFKKLPMGYEKHNE